From the genome of Cellvibrio japonicus Ueda107, one region includes:
- a CDS encoding DNA-binding protein produces MANSGITKFQVQQARDSLLAKGQHPSIDAVRVALGNTGSKATIHRYLKELNEESASRLGKKAATSDAINHLVESLASQLQQEAQQVVDDYQARHTITYNELKSRIDQQAQQLMVATATIDQIQSQLSDSQQAYNALTLDHQALRIEAERLKQQLADKDIQLNDKEVHLRNLEEKYQHARDNLEHFRSSVKDQRDQEQRRHEHQIQQLQGELRLLNQTLSLKQTDITQLNKDNAQLTTQLADTRRELQQVEQRRQASERTAQETLTAMALLEQDNQRRKSTIEDLNRIVDELEAKLSDTTSSLVSVRTELTVKNQLFETLGQSLRPQ; encoded by the coding sequence ATGGCAAATAGCGGCATTACTAAATTTCAGGTTCAACAAGCCAGGGATTCCCTCCTTGCAAAAGGCCAACATCCCTCTATTGATGCGGTTCGCGTAGCACTTGGCAATACCGGATCGAAAGCGACCATTCATCGTTATCTGAAGGAATTGAATGAGGAGAGTGCGTCTCGGCTCGGAAAAAAAGCTGCTACGAGTGATGCCATAAATCATCTTGTGGAAAGCCTGGCCAGCCAGCTTCAGCAGGAGGCGCAACAAGTTGTAGATGACTATCAAGCGCGCCATACCATCACTTACAACGAATTGAAAAGCCGAATTGACCAGCAGGCTCAGCAATTAATGGTTGCTACGGCGACCATTGACCAGATCCAATCCCAATTGTCGGACTCTCAGCAGGCCTACAATGCCTTAACCCTTGACCATCAAGCGCTACGCATTGAAGCAGAACGACTGAAACAGCAGTTGGCCGATAAAGATATCCAGCTTAACGATAAAGAGGTGCACCTGCGCAACCTCGAAGAGAAGTATCAACATGCGCGCGATAACCTGGAGCACTTTCGCAGCAGTGTGAAAGACCAGCGCGACCAGGAGCAACGCCGCCATGAGCACCAGATACAGCAACTCCAGGGCGAGCTGCGGCTACTCAACCAAACCTTATCCCTCAAGCAAACCGACATTACCCAGCTCAACAAAGACAATGCCCAGCTAACGACGCAACTGGCGGACACCCGTCGGGAGTTACAGCAAGTGGAGCAACGTCGGCAAGCGAGCGAGCGCACAGCGCAAGAAACCCTCACGGCCATGGCACTGCTGGAGCAAGACAACCAGCGGCGAAAATCAACTATTGAAGATCTGAACCGGATCGTTGATGAGCTTGAGGCGAAACTGTCTGACACCACCAGCTCGCTGGTCAGTGTCCGAACTGAATTGACGGTAAAAAATCAGCTTTTTGAAACCTTGGGCCAGTCGTTACGGCCGCAATAA
- a CDS encoding DUF411 domain-containing protein — MVFQRFIDAIGSLAISFLLISHTAYASSTPSPVAAADKPIQLAVYKSPTCGCCEEWISHLQSHGLKSTIHHPDDLNAIKNRYRISPQYQSCHTAVSPDGYVFEGHIPAPVITRFLAEKPRGAIGLAVPGMPVGSPGMEMGERFTPYDVLLLKSDGSSEVYIRITSLTQTF; from the coding sequence ATGGTTTTCCAGCGTTTTATAGACGCTATCGGTAGCCTAGCGATTTCGTTTTTATTGATAAGCCATACCGCATACGCCTCATCCACCCCATCGCCAGTTGCGGCTGCCGATAAACCTATTCAGTTAGCGGTATACAAAAGCCCGACCTGCGGCTGTTGTGAAGAATGGATTTCCCACCTGCAATCCCATGGGCTGAAATCCACTATTCATCACCCGGATGATCTGAATGCGATCAAAAACCGCTACCGGATCAGCCCCCAATACCAGTCCTGCCATACCGCCGTCTCCCCAGATGGGTATGTATTTGAGGGGCATATTCCAGCTCCGGTCATTACCCGTTTTCTCGCCGAAAAGCCACGAGGAGCCATAGGGCTGGCCGTTCCCGGTATGCCGGTAGGAAGTCCTGGTATGGAAATGGGCGAACGCTTCACACCCTACGATGTGCTCTTGCTAAAAAGCGACGGCAGCAGCGAGGTGTACATCCGCATCACCAGCTTGACGCAAACTTTCTAA
- a CDS encoding copper resistance system multicopper oxidase gives MDHYPAKPNPSSPDQSRRRFVLGATSLVALSALPLSSQVFANTPRQTNGPQTLSGNQFDLSIGFQKVNFTGKQRIATTVNQSLPAPILRWKEGERVTLRVTNTLDHDSSIHWHGIILPSEMDGVPGMSFDGIKPGETFVYEFDVNQNGTYWYHSHSGFQEQTGLMGAIVIDPKDPDPVAYDRDMVVLLSDWTDTAPEKVYGTLKKMSHYYNFRERTVGDLVRDLKTKGLAATWSERAMWNQMRMSETDISDVTGYTYTYLMNGVTPAQGWLGLCKPGEKVRLRFINGAAMGIFDVRIPGLKMTVVAADGQNIQPVIVDEFRIAVAETYDVIVELAENTAYTIFAQSNDRTGYARGTLTTDIALHAEIPAMDPAPTLGHREMGMDMSGMDHSGHDMGGMDHSSHDMSAMKAMDLGKQGEKTMDHSGHDMSGAMPGMNHSQHSKPAMEGMDHSGHNMGAMDHSGHDMSAMKMDHSQHTGKSRLAKAGFGSNFDPLAKIKHPDTEFGPHVDSHSEAPQSGLADPGIGLRDHMKLYGRRVLTYADIRGLHPTYDKREPSREIELHLTGNMRRYMWSINGLNFADAEPLELAFGERVRIILVNDTMMTHPIHLHGLWSELETGDPEYIPRKHTIIVQPGSRISYLVTADAKGRWAYHCHLLYHMPGMMREVRVI, from the coding sequence ATGGATCATTATCCGGCGAAACCAAACCCGTCATCACCAGACCAGTCCCGTCGTCGGTTTGTGCTTGGCGCGACCTCATTGGTAGCGCTGAGTGCGTTGCCGCTATCCAGCCAGGTATTTGCCAACACACCTCGGCAAACCAATGGACCGCAAACCTTGTCCGGAAACCAGTTTGATCTTTCGATTGGCTTCCAGAAGGTCAATTTCACTGGAAAACAACGAATCGCCACTACCGTTAACCAAAGCTTACCCGCGCCGATACTTCGCTGGAAAGAAGGAGAACGCGTGACCTTGCGAGTCACTAATACGCTCGATCACGACAGTTCCATCCACTGGCACGGCATCATTTTGCCCTCGGAAATGGATGGTGTGCCGGGTATGAGCTTCGACGGTATCAAACCGGGCGAGACCTTCGTGTACGAATTCGATGTGAATCAAAACGGGACTTATTGGTACCACAGCCATTCCGGATTTCAGGAGCAAACCGGGTTGATGGGCGCCATTGTTATTGACCCCAAAGATCCTGACCCGGTTGCCTACGACCGGGATATGGTTGTGCTGCTGTCTGACTGGACGGACACCGCGCCGGAAAAAGTGTATGGCACTTTGAAAAAGATGAGCCATTACTACAACTTCCGCGAGCGGACGGTCGGTGATCTGGTGCGTGACCTGAAAACCAAAGGCTTAGCAGCCACATGGAGTGAGCGTGCCATGTGGAACCAGATGCGCATGAGCGAAACCGATATTTCGGATGTGACCGGTTATACCTACACCTACCTGATGAATGGCGTTACACCCGCTCAGGGATGGCTGGGGCTGTGTAAACCCGGTGAAAAGGTTCGCCTGCGGTTTATTAACGGTGCAGCGATGGGTATTTTCGACGTGCGCATCCCGGGATTGAAAATGACTGTCGTGGCGGCCGATGGTCAGAACATCCAGCCAGTGATAGTGGACGAATTCCGCATCGCGGTTGCGGAAACCTACGACGTCATAGTGGAGCTGGCCGAAAACACGGCGTACACCATTTTTGCCCAGAGTAATGATCGCACAGGTTATGCACGTGGCACGCTGACGACCGATATTGCTTTGCATGCCGAGATACCGGCGATGGATCCGGCTCCCACGTTGGGTCACCGCGAAATGGGGATGGATATGTCCGGCATGGATCACAGTGGTCACGATATGGGCGGTATGGATCATAGCAGTCATGATATGTCGGCGATGAAAGCTATGGATCTCGGCAAGCAGGGTGAAAAAACGATGGACCACAGTGGTCATGACATGTCAGGCGCGATGCCGGGTATGAACCACAGCCAACATTCGAAGCCCGCAATGGAAGGCATGGATCATTCCGGCCATAACATGGGCGCGATGGACCATAGCGGGCACGATATGTCAGCCATGAAAATGGATCATAGTCAGCACACTGGTAAATCGCGGTTGGCCAAAGCGGGTTTTGGCAGCAATTTCGATCCCCTTGCCAAAATCAAACATCCCGATACGGAATTCGGCCCTCATGTAGATAGCCACTCCGAAGCCCCCCAAAGCGGATTGGCCGATCCAGGAATTGGTTTGCGCGACCATATGAAACTGTATGGCCGACGCGTGTTGACCTACGCCGACATCCGCGGACTGCACCCCACTTATGACAAGCGCGAACCCTCACGGGAAATTGAGCTGCACCTGACCGGCAATATGCGTCGTTACATGTGGTCGATTAACGGTCTCAATTTTGCCGATGCCGAGCCACTGGAATTGGCGTTTGGTGAGCGTGTCCGAATTATCCTGGTCAACGACACCATGATGACCCATCCCATCCATTTGCATGGGTTATGGAGCGAGTTGGAAACGGGTGATCCTGAGTACATCCCTCGCAAGCACACCATCATTGTCCAGCCTGGTTCACGCATAAGTTACCTCGTGACTGCAGATGCCAAAGGGCGCTGGGCTTATCACTGCCATTTGCTCTACCACATGCCCGGCATGATGCGTGAAGTCAGGGTCATTTAG
- a CDS encoding copper resistance protein B, which translates to MKSLPKKLTLTLWATTFFSWPVIAHEGHDPLLARVMIDQFEWRDMDEADPYVLEAQAWIGKDLHKLWIKTDVERVNGETEEAEIQALYSHAIAPFWDVQVGVRKDLKPTPDREWGVIGIQGLAPYFFEIDAALFVGDSGDTAARLSAEYEWMFTQKVVLSPEISVNFYGQNDMHRLTGSGLSDAQAGLRLRYEIRREFAPYIGVNWTRSFGNTADFVRDHGESTSDTQWVAGVRAWF; encoded by the coding sequence ATGAAAAGCCTACCAAAAAAACTGACCTTGACTCTATGGGCAACCACATTCTTCAGTTGGCCCGTCATCGCTCATGAGGGGCATGACCCTTTACTGGCACGCGTCATGATTGACCAATTCGAATGGCGCGATATGGATGAAGCAGATCCTTACGTTTTGGAAGCCCAGGCATGGATCGGTAAAGATCTGCACAAACTCTGGATTAAAACCGATGTGGAACGTGTGAATGGTGAAACTGAGGAAGCTGAAATACAAGCGCTATACAGCCATGCCATTGCCCCTTTTTGGGACGTACAAGTCGGTGTGCGCAAAGACTTGAAGCCCACACCTGATCGCGAATGGGGTGTCATTGGTATCCAGGGACTAGCGCCGTATTTCTTTGAAATTGATGCGGCATTGTTTGTCGGGGATTCCGGGGATACGGCCGCGCGTCTGTCGGCAGAATATGAATGGATGTTTACCCAAAAAGTAGTTTTATCCCCGGAAATCTCGGTGAACTTTTATGGCCAGAACGATATGCACCGGCTGACGGGTTCAGGTCTCTCGGATGCCCAGGCAGGCTTACGGTTGCGTTACGAAATTCGTCGTGAATTTGCACCCTATATTGGTGTGAACTGGACGAGAAGCTTCGGCAATACCGCCGATTTTGTAAGAGACCATGGCGAATCAACCAGTGATACCCAATGGGTAGCTGGCGTTCGCGCCTGGTTTTAA
- a CDS encoding c-type cytochrome, whose amino-acid sequence MTLIKVILLTAIIMLLAGLGFIYSGVYPMGADVPHNRLTYRALETLREQSIARAAADIQVPDLSDAELLLAGGPDYNDMCAQCHLKPGVKRSDMSIGLYPSPPNLSLALDAHEHTHDAGDAASAQRQFWIIKHGIKASGMPAWGPTHDDQRIWAMVAFIQKLPTLTPEQYQILTAREPAETSHH is encoded by the coding sequence ATGACGTTGATCAAAGTGATACTGCTAACAGCCATTATTATGCTGCTCGCAGGGCTGGGTTTTATTTATTCCGGCGTTTACCCGATGGGTGCCGATGTCCCGCATAACCGGCTGACTTATAGGGCATTGGAAACCTTGCGGGAACAATCGATTGCACGTGCTGCCGCCGATATTCAGGTACCGGATCTTTCGGATGCTGAATTGCTGTTGGCGGGTGGACCTGACTATAACGACATGTGCGCCCAATGCCATTTGAAACCGGGCGTGAAGCGCAGTGATATGAGTATCGGGCTTTATCCCAGTCCGCCTAATTTGTCCCTGGCTCTCGATGCTCATGAGCACACCCATGATGCCGGCGACGCCGCCAGCGCGCAGCGCCAATTCTGGATCATCAAACACGGGATCAAGGCCAGTGGTATGCCCGCCTGGGGTCCAACCCATGATGATCAGCGTATCTGGGCAATGGTGGCGTTTATCCAGAAATTGCCGACCTTGACTCCAGAGCAATACCAGATCCTGACCGCACGCGAGCCAGCTGAAACCAGCCACCACTAA
- a CDS encoding heavy metal translocating P-type ATPase produces MEHTHAHSHHEQKANLTLKDPVCGMAVTPASPHHIEHQAKTYHFCSASCQAKFKADPGKYLRTPSNGNVGDTAPAISGSGAVYTCPMHPEIRQDHPGSCPKCGMALEPLIPELEEEENPELRDFQHRFWWTLPLTIIVTVLAMFGHQLHLFDVLTQTWIELILTLPIVLWAGAPFFVRGWQSIINRNPNMWTLISLGTGAAFVYSLVATLAPSVFPDSFVSMGRVSVYFEAAAVIISLTLLGQLLELKARSQTSAAIKSLLGLAPKTARRIRDDGSEEDVPLTHVHVGDKLRVRPGEKVPVDGVVVEGSSAVDESMLTGEPLPVMKRAGDKVIGATLNTNGALTIQSERVGSSTVLAQIVQMVAQAQRSKAPMQRMADSVAGYFVVAVVAVAVLTFFAWGLFGPEPRWIFGLINAVAVLIIACPCALGLATPMSIMVATGRGATQGVLFRDAAAIENFRRIDTLIIDKTGTLTEGRPAFDRVVPADKFSDEDVLRLSASLDQGSEHPLADAIVQAARERNLTLEKVEQFESGSGIGVYGRVSGRRLALGNTVLMEQQGVVVAPLMSTAEALRGEGASVMYLAVDGQLAGLLAVSDPVKPSTPEALATLKAAGLRIIMATGDGLTTAKAVAARLGIDEVYGEVKPEDKLRLVERLQTEGKMVAMAGDGINDAPALAKADVGIAMGTGTDVAMNSAQVTLVKGDLRGIAVARFLSEATVTNMKQNLMFAFLYNGLGIPVAAGVLYPWTGWLLSPMIAALAMSLSSVSVIGNALRLKRQKSPSMINRPG; encoded by the coding sequence ATGGAACACACACACGCACATTCTCACCATGAACAAAAGGCGAACCTTACATTGAAAGATCCGGTTTGCGGTATGGCGGTCACCCCTGCATCGCCCCATCACATTGAGCATCAGGCAAAAACCTATCATTTCTGTAGCGCGAGCTGTCAGGCAAAGTTCAAAGCTGATCCCGGCAAGTATCTGAGGACACCAAGTAACGGCAATGTTGGCGATACAGCACCGGCAATATCTGGGTCCGGAGCCGTTTATACCTGCCCAATGCACCCCGAGATTCGTCAAGATCATCCCGGCAGTTGCCCAAAGTGTGGAATGGCTCTGGAGCCACTAATTCCCGAATTAGAAGAGGAGGAAAATCCTGAGTTGCGGGATTTCCAACACCGGTTTTGGTGGACATTGCCACTAACCATTATCGTTACTGTTCTGGCGATGTTTGGTCATCAGCTTCATTTGTTTGATGTACTTACCCAAACCTGGATCGAATTGATCCTGACGTTACCGATTGTATTATGGGCTGGAGCTCCTTTTTTCGTACGCGGCTGGCAGTCGATTATCAATCGCAACCCCAATATGTGGACGCTAATTAGCTTGGGGACAGGTGCGGCGTTTGTTTACAGCCTGGTGGCCACGTTGGCTCCCAGTGTATTTCCGGATTCCTTTGTATCCATGGGACGAGTTTCTGTCTATTTCGAGGCGGCGGCCGTCATCATTTCGCTGACCCTTTTAGGGCAATTACTGGAATTAAAGGCGCGCTCGCAAACCTCGGCGGCGATCAAATCCTTACTCGGTTTAGCTCCAAAAACAGCGCGACGCATTCGCGATGATGGGAGTGAAGAGGATGTGCCACTGACGCATGTCCATGTCGGCGATAAGTTGCGTGTTCGCCCCGGCGAAAAAGTGCCGGTAGATGGTGTCGTTGTGGAAGGTAGCAGCGCAGTGGATGAATCCATGCTGACCGGTGAACCGCTGCCAGTGATGAAACGCGCGGGTGATAAGGTGATCGGTGCAACACTCAATACTAATGGAGCACTCACCATTCAATCTGAGCGCGTTGGATCGTCTACCGTCTTGGCGCAGATTGTTCAGATGGTAGCGCAAGCGCAGCGGTCCAAAGCACCAATGCAACGTATGGCGGATTCTGTTGCCGGTTATTTTGTCGTTGCGGTGGTCGCGGTTGCCGTGCTGACCTTTTTTGCCTGGGGGCTGTTCGGCCCGGAACCGCGTTGGATATTTGGATTAATTAACGCGGTGGCGGTACTGATTATCGCCTGTCCTTGCGCGCTAGGACTGGCTACGCCCATGTCGATTATGGTCGCTACCGGACGTGGTGCGACACAGGGTGTGCTCTTTCGGGATGCCGCTGCCATCGAGAACTTCCGCAGGATAGATACCCTCATTATCGACAAAACAGGAACTCTTACCGAGGGCCGGCCAGCGTTCGACCGCGTGGTGCCTGCCGATAAATTTAGTGATGAAGATGTGTTGCGCCTCTCCGCAAGCCTTGATCAAGGCAGTGAGCATCCGCTGGCCGATGCCATTGTCCAGGCAGCACGTGAGCGCAATCTCACACTGGAAAAAGTTGAACAATTTGAGTCGGGTTCCGGCATCGGAGTCTATGGGAGAGTTTCGGGACGCAGGCTGGCCTTGGGGAACACGGTGCTGATGGAGCAACAGGGTGTTGTTGTCGCGCCGTTGATGTCCACCGCCGAAGCCCTGCGCGGTGAAGGTGCCAGTGTTATGTATCTGGCAGTGGATGGCCAACTCGCGGGTTTACTGGCGGTATCTGACCCCGTTAAACCCAGCACCCCGGAAGCCTTGGCAACGCTAAAAGCGGCTGGTTTGCGCATCATCATGGCAACAGGAGATGGGCTCACAACGGCCAAGGCTGTAGCTGCACGCTTGGGTATCGATGAGGTCTATGGTGAGGTGAAACCGGAGGACAAATTGCGTTTGGTGGAGCGCTTGCAAACCGAGGGCAAGATGGTTGCCATGGCAGGAGACGGGATCAACGATGCACCCGCCCTAGCCAAAGCCGATGTGGGAATTGCCATGGGAACAGGTACCGACGTCGCCATGAATAGCGCACAAGTGACCTTGGTTAAAGGTGATTTACGCGGGATTGCGGTCGCGCGTTTCTTATCGGAAGCCACCGTAACCAATATGAAGCAGAATCTGATGTTTGCATTCTTGTACAACGGACTGGGAATTCCCGTTGCTGCAGGGGTTTTGTATCCCTGGACTGGCTGGTTATTGTCACCCATGATTGCAGCACTCGCGATGAGCCTCAGTTCCGTCTCGGTGATTGGCAATGCGTTGAGGTTAAAACGGCAAAAATCTCCATCAATGATCAACAGACCGGGGTGA
- a CDS encoding efflux RND transporter periplasmic adaptor subunit translates to MNNNLSVRLLAAVGLSTLVLGIAIGIGWQHLHKSLPIPSPQKDAADKAKQEPKVLYWYDPMVPDRHFDKPGPSPFMDMDLVPKYAAPSTQESGLTIDAALVRNLGMRKARVQRLPIHSELEVAGQLQFNQRNQAIVQLRAAGFVEKAWPLAVGDKVSAGQPLAEFQIPEWLDAQNELLSQPIDQNPHLLATLRARLQLLGMPNALIARVEKTRQPETRVTITSPISGVVDMLDVKVGMALTGGATLAKINNLDSLWLDAAIPEARATGLRAGDKAIFNSANPGDPVLIGTLEYLLPSINVGSRTLTARILLDNPEGRLKPGTSGRVILQSSTGETGLFVPTESVIRTGKRVLVMLAEAGGKFRPVEIITGHEVGNQTLISEGLEEDQEVVASGQFLLDSEASFLGIAPKTAGGHDND, encoded by the coding sequence ATGAACAATAATCTCTCTGTACGCCTACTTGCAGCCGTTGGGCTAAGCACGTTGGTACTTGGCATTGCGATAGGTATTGGTTGGCAGCACCTGCATAAATCTCTCCCTATACCGTCACCTCAAAAGGATGCTGCTGATAAGGCCAAACAGGAACCCAAGGTGCTCTATTGGTATGACCCCATGGTGCCTGACCGGCATTTTGACAAACCGGGGCCATCACCTTTTATGGATATGGATCTGGTACCCAAATATGCGGCGCCATCAACCCAGGAATCGGGGCTAACCATTGATGCAGCCCTGGTGCGAAACCTCGGTATGCGCAAAGCCAGGGTGCAGCGCCTACCAATACATAGCGAGCTGGAAGTCGCTGGGCAATTGCAATTTAACCAGCGCAACCAGGCGATAGTGCAATTGCGCGCGGCGGGGTTTGTGGAAAAAGCCTGGCCGCTAGCGGTGGGTGACAAGGTCAGTGCCGGTCAGCCGCTTGCCGAATTCCAGATACCCGAATGGCTGGACGCCCAAAATGAGCTGCTCTCCCAACCGATTGACCAGAATCCTCATTTGTTAGCGACATTGCGTGCACGCCTGCAATTACTCGGGATGCCCAATGCCTTGATTGCCAGAGTGGAAAAAACCCGCCAACCAGAGACCCGTGTAACCATCACGTCACCCATCTCGGGTGTGGTGGATATGCTGGATGTTAAAGTCGGTATGGCGCTGACCGGTGGTGCTACTCTGGCAAAAATTAACAATCTGGACAGCCTGTGGCTGGATGCTGCCATTCCTGAAGCACGAGCAACCGGCTTGCGCGCAGGTGACAAGGCAATTTTCAATTCCGCTAATCCCGGTGACCCTGTACTGATCGGCACGCTGGAATACCTGTTGCCATCTATCAATGTCGGCTCCCGCACCTTGACTGCCCGTATCCTGTTGGATAATCCCGAAGGACGCCTGAAACCCGGCACCAGTGGACGTGTAATCTTGCAATCATCCACTGGAGAAACCGGATTGTTTGTACCCACTGAGTCGGTAATCCGCACGGGAAAACGGGTGTTGGTGATGCTGGCTGAGGCTGGTGGCAAATTTCGCCCAGTGGAAATTATTACTGGCCATGAGGTGGGTAACCAAACACTCATCAGCGAGGGTTTAGAGGAGGATCAGGAGGTGGTGGCCAGCGGCCAGTTCCTGTTGGACTCTGAAGCCTCCTTTTTGGGAATTGCACCAAAAACAGCGGGAGGACACGACAATGATTAG